The Nocardia vinacea genome contains the following window.
GTCGCGGCCCTCGACCCGAACGTCGATACCGCCGCGAAGGCACCGGACGGACTCACGCTGTTCGAATTCGTCTTCCCGATGTTCGTCATCGGATCGCTCGCGCTGACGGTCCCGATCAGCGCGGTGCTCATCGCACCGGACCGCCGCGAGACGGCGGCGGCGCTCGAGGCCAAGCGCCGGTCCGAGCTGCGGTCGGACCGGCTCCGGTCCGAGCTCCAGTCGGCGCGCTGAGCCGACTGGAGCCTCGCTGCCGATCAGATCCGAGGGGCTCAGGCCTTGGGTGCAGGCATCGTCCCGACGGTCTTGCTCGGATCGATGATGCCGATCGCCTCGCCCTGCGGACCGGCGATGACAGCCGAGCGTCCGGCGGGTGAATCCGCGATCGCCTGCAGCACCCGGCCGCCCAATTCCGTTGTCTTGGCGACGCCGGCGTCCACATCGTCGTGCTGGAACCACACCCGCCAATATGACGGCATACCGTCGGCAGCCCCGCCCTCAGATACTTTCAGCCCGGACTCGTCGGCTATGCCACCGACGCCCTCGGTTCTGGTCGGCGGGGTGAACACCACGTACTCGGCGTCGCCGAAGTCGAATTCGGTGTAGCTGAAGCCGAATACGTCGCCGTAGAACTTCTTGGCCGCCTCGATATCGCGAGTGTGCAGTTCGTTCCAGCCGTAGGCGCCGTGCTCGTTGTAGACGGCCGCGCCGTTGTGTCCCGTCGCCTGCCATACCGCGAAGACCGCGCCGACCGGATCGGTCGCGACGAACATCCGGCCGAACTCCATGACATCGAAGGGCGGCACGATCAGCTCACCGCCCGCCTGCTGCACCTTCGCCGCGGCGGCATCGGCGTCGGTGACCGCGAAGTAGGTGGTCCAGACCGATGGCATACCCGGCATCGATGGCGGTTTCGGACCGATTCCGGCCACCGGCGCGCCGGCCTTCATCGCCATCAAATAGCCGCCCGAATCCGGGCCGCCGTCCTGGATCTCCCAGCCGAACAAACCCGCGTAGAACTGCGCGGCCTTACCCGGATCCTCGACCTGACAGTCGATCCAGGCCGGTGTTCCCTCGGGCCATGCGTCGTTGCGTATGGGCATCGGTCATCTCCGTTTCTAGTGAATAGGCACCTCCAGGGACCTAGTCAACCACCGGGCGCCGACGGTTTCGGTGGGTTCGGCAATGCCGCCGATTTCGGCCCACGACACCCCCTACAGTGAGAGATATGCGTTTGGGGTTGGACTACGCAGGGGGCCGTCCCGGCGGCGCGGCCATTCGAGAATCCGGTTTCGATTTCGTCGTGCGCTACCTCTCCGAGGGTGGTCCGACCCTGCCCGGCAAACAGTTGACTCCGGCCGAGGCCGACGACCTGCGGGCGAACGGCATCTCCATCGTGTCGAACTGGGAGACCACTGCGGCCAGGATGCTGGACGGCTACGGCGCCGGAATCGTCGATGCCCGTGCGGGTTTGGCGCAGGTGCTGCACTGTGGCGGTCGGTCGGATCGGCCGATCTACTTCTCCGCGGATTTCGACTCGACACCGCAGGATCAGGTGGCGATCAACGCCTATCTCGAAGGCGCGGCCACCGTGCTCGGCGCCGCGAATGTGGGTATCTACGGCGGGTTCTGGTCGATCAGCCGGGCGTTGGACGCGGGCGTCGCGGCCTGGTCGTGGCAGACCGATGCCTGGTCGGGCACCAATGTGGAGACCAGGCGCAACATCCATCAGACATTGCGGCAGGTGGTCGTCGGGGGCGTGCTCTGCGATGTAAACGAAGCCGAGACAATCGATTTCGGTCAGTGGGACTTCGTACAGGAGGAACCGGACGTGACGCCGGAACAAGAGGCAGTGCTGCGCGATATCCAGATCCAGCTGCGTGGTCCGGAGCTGTCCGGTTGGCCGCAACTCGGCACCGATGCGGAGGGCCGCTATCGCACGCTGGTGGACGGTGTAGCGGCGGCGCTGCAGCGGATCAAGGAGCTGGAGGACGAATCTGCCGATTTGCGTACGCAAGTCGGCGAATTGCGTACGGAGATCAGCGAACTCGAAGCCACCACCGCAGATCTGGTGGAAGAGGTGAAGCGGTTGGACGGGCCGCATTGGCCGTGGCCGCTCTCACTGATCGAGGGTCCGGCCGACTTCGTGGGTGAGCAACTGGCTCGGCTGGAGTCCCTGTTGCCGGACTTGCCAGGTCTGTCCAGTGGCCGGGAAGTGGGGAAATCGGCAGAGAGGCCGGAAGTTTGGCGATGAGCGGGTTCCCGGAGATCCGGTGAACCGGGGTTCCGAGAACCCGCCCTCCCGGATGAGGGTACCGGCGCGAGAGCACGAAATCATCACTGCGCCAGGACTTTTACGGACACGAAAAACCAACTCACAGTACGTAATTGATCGATGAGCTATCGCATCGCAATCGTGGAACCAGAAAATTGCCACGTGACATGATCCACTTGGATAGCTATCAGATTGCCACACTCTCGAGTGGTTCCGATCCGAGACCGGCATCGAGCCATTCCGGTCGATCGACCATCGACCCTGCGCGTTCCGTCCCATGCCAGCAGCGCGCGAGTTATCGTCAGCTCGCACATACCGGTTCGTACGAAGGAGTTCGCATGACCGTAAACGTGGTGCTCGACAAGGCTCTCGACAAGGAATTCGAGAACAAGTCGCTGAAGGACATCCTCTCCGCCCCGCCGTCGGCGCTGGCGGGCCTCACCCCGGCGCACGATAAGCAGTTGCTGGAAGCTCTGAAAATCAAGACCATCGCCGACCTCGGCAACAACAAGTTCTTCCAGCTCGCCGCCACCTTGGTGCAGCTCGCCGAAAACGAGGGTTGAGCGCCCCCTCGGCAGTACACGGCGGCCCGGCAGAACCATCTGCCGGGCCGCCATTCGTTCCAGCGCGGGTCAGATCCGTTCCGGATCGACGAGCCCGCGCCGCACCGCCTGCACCAACCGACGCGGCACCTTGTGTACGACCCCACCGACAC
Protein-coding sequences here:
- a CDS encoding VOC family protein, with amino-acid sequence MPIRNDAWPEGTPAWIDCQVEDPGKAAQFYAGLFGWEIQDGGPDSGGYLMAMKAGAPVAGIGPKPPSMPGMPSVWTTYFAVTDADAAAAKVQQAGGELIVPPFDVMEFGRMFVATDPVGAVFAVWQATGHNGAAVYNEHGAYGWNELHTRDIEAAKKFYGDVFGFSYTEFDFGDAEYVVFTPPTRTEGVGGIADESGLKVSEGGAADGMPSYWRVWFQHDDVDAGVAKTTELGGRVLQAIADSPAGRSAVIAGPQGEAIGIIDPSKTVGTMPAPKA
- a CDS encoding glycoside hydrolase domain-containing protein, which encodes MRLGLDYAGGRPGGAAIRESGFDFVVRYLSEGGPTLPGKQLTPAEADDLRANGISIVSNWETTAARMLDGYGAGIVDARAGLAQVLHCGGRSDRPIYFSADFDSTPQDQVAINAYLEGAATVLGAANVGIYGGFWSISRALDAGVAAWSWQTDAWSGTNVETRRNIHQTLRQVVVGGVLCDVNEAETIDFGQWDFVQEEPDVTPEQEAVLRDIQIQLRGPELSGWPQLGTDAEGRYRTLVDGVAAALQRIKELEDESADLRTQVGELRTEISELEATTADLVEEVKRLDGPHWPWPLSLIEGPADFVGEQLARLESLLPDLPGLSSGREVGKSAERPEVWR